Proteins from one Clostridia bacterium genomic window:
- a CDS encoding phospho-sugar mutase: MDYGAVFSRWLDSPGLDDLARKELMGLSSDLREIEDRFGRDLAFGTGGMRGKLGVGTNRMNRYVVRRATEGFASFLLQGDERARESGVVIAYDSRRGSREFAEAAALTLASRGIPVHLFDEIAPTPVLSFAVRELGAAGGIVITASHNPPEYNGYKAYGPNGGQLLPEPAAEVAARAEEALDYLDAPGEPKAQISQVGSALFDNYVGRVVDLIEEIAGGIVPTEARAGMGIVYTPLHGTGYRLAPRVLESLGFSNVYMVTEQSVPNGDFPTVKLPNPEDPAAFAMAISLANEARTTRTRGMNTEGASGVAPEILLGTDPDCDRVGVAVRDGDGWRVLTGNQVGVILCDFLIDSAEQRGVDLRECAVVKTIVTTEMVRALASAHGVETIDTLTGFKYIGALMGELEQTGTSFLLGLEESCGYLAGTFVRDKDAIIASALVACAAARQHARGRTLLQRLEELYGQYGYYVERLHTVAVAGASPAGGPGGADDAMDSLRRDVPDSVGDFLVTEVHDYLTGWTKKRGAGVMVPISLPRENCIQLVLTGGGKITLRPSGTEPKLKLYVAAMGRSAQEAEERAGVLEASTRRLLPVAP, encoded by the coding sequence ATGGACTACGGAGCTGTGTTCTCCCGGTGGCTTGATTCGCCTGGCCTAGACGACTTGGCAAGGAAGGAACTCATGGGTCTGTCTTCCGATCTCCGCGAGATCGAAGACAGGTTCGGGCGTGATCTTGCGTTCGGCACTGGGGGCATGCGCGGGAAACTAGGCGTGGGCACTAACAGGATGAACCGCTACGTGGTTCGCAGAGCCACTGAGGGTTTCGCCAGTTTCCTCCTGCAGGGGGATGAGCGAGCGAGGGAGTCGGGAGTTGTGATAGCCTACGATTCCCGCCGAGGATCCCGGGAGTTTGCGGAGGCTGCCGCACTTACTTTGGCGTCGCGTGGAATCCCAGTCCATCTCTTCGACGAAATAGCCCCCACTCCAGTCCTTTCATTCGCCGTGCGCGAACTCGGGGCGGCAGGCGGCATTGTGATTACGGCTAGTCACAACCCTCCGGAGTATAACGGCTACAAGGCGTACGGGCCTAATGGCGGGCAGCTGCTTCCAGAGCCCGCCGCTGAGGTTGCCGCCAGGGCGGAAGAGGCGCTTGATTACCTGGATGCCCCCGGAGAGCCGAAGGCGCAGATCAGCCAGGTAGGCAGCGCCCTCTTCGATAACTACGTCGGTCGGGTAGTTGACCTGATCGAGGAGATCGCCGGGGGAATTGTTCCTACGGAAGCCAGGGCTGGAATGGGCATAGTGTACACGCCATTGCACGGAACCGGGTATCGTCTGGCGCCGAGAGTGCTTGAGTCCCTAGGATTCTCGAATGTGTACATGGTAACTGAGCAGTCCGTTCCCAATGGGGATTTTCCCACTGTTAAGCTTCCTAACCCCGAGGATCCGGCTGCATTCGCCATGGCGATATCGCTGGCCAATGAGGCGCGCACAACGCGTACAAGAGGGATGAACACGGAGGGAGCCTCGGGCGTGGCGCCAGAGATCCTGTTAGGCACCGATCCCGACTGCGACCGGGTGGGAGTGGCGGTTCGGGATGGCGATGGCTGGAGGGTGCTGACCGGAAACCAGGTCGGCGTCATCCTGTGCGACTTCTTGATTGACAGCGCCGAGCAACGTGGCGTTGATCTCCGGGAGTGCGCCGTGGTGAAGACCATCGTCACCACCGAGATGGTCCGCGCGCTTGCCTCTGCGCACGGAGTGGAGACTATCGATACCCTTACTGGATTCAAATACATAGGCGCGCTAATGGGCGAGCTTGAGCAAACAGGGACCAGCTTCCTGCTCGGCCTGGAGGAAAGTTGCGGGTATCTCGCTGGCACATTCGTGCGTGACAAGGACGCCATAATCGCATCGGCGCTAGTGGCGTGCGCCGCTGCACGGCAGCACGCACGTGGACGCACGCTCCTGCAACGCCTGGAAGAGCTATATGGGCAGTATGGCTATTATGTGGAGAGGCTTCATACTGTAGCAGTTGCAGGGGCATCGCCGGCGGGAGGGCCTGGCGGAGCTGATGACGCAATGGACTCACTTCGGCGGGATGTTCCCGATTCCGTGGGCGACTTCCTCGTGACTGAAGTTCACGACTACCTCACCGGATGGACGAAGAAGCGTGGGGCGGGGGTGATGGTCCCGATCAGCCTACCGAGGGAGAACTGCATCCAGCTGGTTCTTACGGGCGGAGGAAAGATCACACTTAGGCCTTCCGGAACCGAGCCCAAGCTGAAGCTGTATGTCGCGGCGATGGGCCGTTCGGCGCAGGAGGCGGAGGAGCGTGCAGGCGTGCTTGAGGCCTCAACGCGCAGGCTGCTTCCGGTGGCGCCCTAG